A segment of the Panacibacter ginsenosidivorans genome:
ATAATAGGAGGCCTCGATTTAAATAAATTAAACATGACTGGCAATTCTTATTTACAAATAATTTATTAGCGACAATTTGTAAAAGGCAAATTGCAAGCCATTAACCTAACCATAAGTATTGGCATACTCTTTTCATTATATGTCACGGATATATACTTTATTTACCACTAAACAACATTATATGCTCTGGCAGGGAAGAAGGCAAAGCTCAAATATTGAAGATCGTCGTGGCATGAGTGGAAAAGGCATCGCGGTAGGAGGCGGAATAGGTACCATGGTGATAGCTGCGATCATTTACTTATTGGGAGGAGATCCTTCCCAGGTTATCAACAATAGTCCTGTTAACGAACCGGCACAGGAAACCACTGCACCTAATAAAGCAGATGATGCAGCAGGCCAATTTGCCGCGGTGGTGCTGGCCGATACAGAAGATATATGGTCTCAGTTATTTAATAAAATGAATAAACAATACACCGACCCAACATTGGTATTATTTTCAGAAGCTACACAGTCAGGTTGCGGATTTGCCAGCCAGGCATCAGGGCCATTTTACTGCCCTGCCGATTCAAAAGTTTACATAGACCTTTCCTTTTTCGAAGAAATGAAAACCCGCTTTAATGCTTCCGGCGATTTTGCACAGGCTTATGTTATTGCCCACGAAGTGGGGCACCACGTTCAACACCTGCTGGGCATTACCAACCGGGTTGATGAACAACGCAGCAGCCTTACTAAAACAGAAATGAATAAGTTAAGCGTGAAACTGGAATTGCAGGCAGATTTTCTGGCAGGCGTATGGGCACACTATGAAACACTAAAAGAAGATCCCCGGTTAAACAAAACAATTATACAGGATGGGGATATAGATGAGGCATTAAACGCTGCCAATGCTATTGGCGATGACCGGTTACAAAAACAATCACAGGGTTATGTGGTTCCCGATGCGTTTACACATGGTACTTCTGCACAAAGGATTGCCTGGTTTAAAAGGGGATATACCACCGGCGATATTACCCGGGGAGATACATTTAATGATCCATCGTTACAATGAAGACGAATTAGCTTTCTTCATTCGTAGATATAAAAAAAGCCACGAATGTGGCCTTTAAAAATAATAGGCAATAACCTACACAACCAGTGAAATTAAGTAAGTGATCAAACCACCATATACCAATGAAATGATAAGAAGTTTTTTTCTTGATTTACGGAGAAATAACTCCTGTTCATGTATATGTTTATAGGTATCCCTGAATTCAAAATCTTTCAGCGTCTGCTTTAGTTCCATTAAAAACGGTTTTGAAAATGTTGCTGTCATAAAATACTCCTTTTTGCTATAATAACACCTGCACGATAATAGTGCCAAAATAGCCATTATATTGTTGATATTTAGTAAATTAACAATGCGTGAAAACTACCACAATACGGCATTAAAAAAGGTTACTGTTCAGCAACCTTTTTCTTAAAACAAACACTGCTAATCACACTTAAACTTTTGTACCATACATGCAGTATAATGCAGCAGGCTTGTACGATTCCATATAAATGGTATACTACAAGGTTGGGTTAACGGTTTAAAATCTGTTTAAAAAAAGAAACCATGTACCAGAGTTTCTTTTTAACAGTACGGTTTTTCTATATGATAATTGGATAGTAGAACGGTCTCAAAAACACTTTGATTTCCTTTGTTTTTGATAACACAAAGTAACAACCCCTATTGGTACCGGAAAATAGAGTTACTTATCTAAATAGTGTACAATTTTGTACCGGGGTTTTGTAGCAGGCTTACTACAAAATCCTTTTTGTATAACCTGATCATAGTCTATTATAAAACACCTTACATGCGTTTTCACAGCGATCTTTATAAGTGTATTTAAACAGAAATTTTTTTATATCGTAACCATTAACAACTCATCTGCTTATTTAGGGCTATCTTCACCAAACAATTAACCCTATGCATTGTTGTACATCATACTTCTATGCTTTCCTTATAAATGAAATATATCCTTTACAATTAATACAGTTACTATGAACAGCAGCCAACTG
Coding sequences within it:
- the ypfJ gene encoding KPN_02809 family neutral zinc metallopeptidase; the encoded protein is MLWQGRRQSSNIEDRRGMSGKGIAVGGGIGTMVIAAIIYLLGGDPSQVINNSPVNEPAQETTAPNKADDAAGQFAAVVLADTEDIWSQLFNKMNKQYTDPTLVLFSEATQSGCGFASQASGPFYCPADSKVYIDLSFFEEMKTRFNASGDFAQAYVIAHEVGHHVQHLLGITNRVDEQRSSLTKTEMNKLSVKLELQADFLAGVWAHYETLKEDPRLNKTIIQDGDIDEALNAANAIGDDRLQKQSQGYVVPDAFTHGTSAQRIAWFKRGYTTGDITRGDTFNDPSLQ